The sequence GCTCAGGCCTTTGCTAATTTTGAATCCTATAAATGTTCTATACATATAACATTGTGATAATGCAGAAAGTTAGTAGATCATGGCTACTGCGGGGCGATCTTCCTGCCCACACCCCATAGGCACGGCAATGCCTAATGTCCCAAGAATGGAATTTTGTTTAGTTTCCCCTCGCCTTCTCCAAATCAGGAAGATCTGCAGTGGATTGAAAAGGTAAAATGTAAGACAAAGGAAGGCAACACATGTATGTGATTGCAAGCGTGGAATACACCATCAAATTTGTCATGTTTCTGGGCAATGTAGCAGTCATTAGATGGTAAAAATAACCTCATTGTGAGTATGACCAAGAGAGCTTTAGAACGACTATTTTAGCTTGCCAAATGCAAGCATGACATTCAACTTaatagaagaaaatgaaaaaggttGCAAAAGCTACGCAAAAATCAATGACCAATCAGTCAGAGAAGGCAAATATTTATTAGCATTAACTAAATGAATAAGCAACCTACGAAATCATGAAAAAACGATGGGAGTGGGAGTGGAATGCCATCTATTAGCATGGAAAAATACTAAAACACCCAACATAAAGCAATTAACAACCATTCTCGCTGTAACCAGTGAAATGTTCAAGTCTATTATGCTACTCATCCATGATAGACTTACAAAGCATTCCTTCATCACCACTGCTCTCATCATTTTCACCAGCGTACTGGAAAACAACATATATTTAAGTTAGATGACATCCCTTCTAACCAGAATTGATTGATCTCTAAAAAGGGATTTGGTTACCGCAAAGTCTTCATCAGAAGCCAGATTTGCTGCAAATGCAAAAAAGATATgttcaatcataaaaaaaagtTGCCCTTGTCAAATTAAGGTTCAAGAATCATTTGAAGTAGCCTCACTGATCATCTAAAAATTGACTACGGTAGTCAGTGGCTTAGCCACATTTCTGTACAAACACCCAAATGACTAAAAGAAACTACAATAAAAACTTCGAACATGCTACGTGAATAGAGTTCAATAAAATAAGTATATATGAGGACCAGAGGCAATACAACTCTTTCCCACTGTAAAGCCTCCTTCAATGAAGAATAGGAAAATATGGGTAGGAATTCTAAGTGGTGGCATGAACTTACACTCTGAATCTTCATCATCCTCGTCACACCATCTATTCCAATCAACTTTGATGTATGGAGGAGGCTTTTGTTCAGATTTTAACAGTCTTTTCCACCACCCTTTTTGCTCTTTCTGAACAGAGCATAGTATATTCCTCAAACCAATTTTTGTCTTACATCCCTGCAGCAAAGTTTCATTACAGCAATGCATAGAGCGAAAAAAGTTGAACATTGAATCCTATCTTTATGTTCACGGTTAAGAATTTAGAAGACATGCACCATCTTTCAAAGAAGGTCTTTCACAAAAGTGGCTGGAAAGTTCGCACAgtagaaaataaaatgaaaaatgatga comes from Primulina huaijiensis isolate GDHJ02 chromosome 5, ASM1229523v2, whole genome shotgun sequence and encodes:
- the LOC140977307 gene encoding co-chaperone protein p23-2 gives rise to the protein MSRQPEVLWAQRSDKIYLTVSLPDAKDVSVKCEPEGVFTFSAVGVNGEPFLATLRLFENINPQGCKTKIGLRNILCSVQKEQKGWWKRLLKSEQKPPPYIKVDWNRWCDEDDEDSESNLASDEDFAYAGENDESSGDEGMLYLPDLEKARGN